From a single Alloactinosynnema sp. L-07 genomic region:
- a CDS encoding enoyl-CoA hydratase-related protein, whose amino-acid sequence MSTLLIEDRAGVRTLTLNRPDAFNSLTVELKEALLAALDAAASDDAVRAIVLTGAGKAFCAGQDLKEHMALLAANDPAPLATVDKHYNPIVTAITSMPKPVIAAVNGMAAGAGASFAYACDLRIVSSAAKFLMAFANVGLTADSGAAWTLPRLIGYGRAMEMMLLAKPVGAEEALRIGMVSQVVAPEEVLSTAQALASTMAAGPTTAYAKIKEAMLASAAGSLAEGLAVEGRTQAEAGHTADHKEAVDAFVAKRPPNFSGK is encoded by the coding sequence GTGTCGACGCTGTTGATCGAGGACCGTGCAGGTGTCCGGACGCTGACGTTGAACCGGCCCGACGCGTTCAACTCGTTGACCGTGGAGCTCAAGGAGGCCCTGCTCGCGGCCCTCGACGCGGCGGCAAGCGACGACGCGGTGCGGGCGATCGTGCTGACCGGCGCGGGCAAGGCGTTCTGCGCGGGGCAGGACCTCAAGGAGCACATGGCGCTGCTGGCGGCGAACGACCCGGCCCCGCTGGCGACAGTGGACAAGCACTACAACCCGATCGTGACGGCGATCACGTCGATGCCCAAGCCGGTCATCGCCGCGGTGAACGGGATGGCGGCGGGCGCGGGCGCGTCCTTCGCCTACGCCTGCGACCTGCGGATCGTGTCGTCGGCGGCGAAGTTTCTGATGGCCTTCGCCAACGTCGGCCTGACCGCGGACTCTGGTGCGGCGTGGACGCTGCCGCGGCTGATCGGCTACGGCCGGGCCATGGAGATGATGCTGCTGGCCAAGCCGGTGGGCGCCGAGGAGGCGCTGCGGATCGGCATGGTCAGCCAGGTCGTGGCGCCCGAGGAGGTCCTGTCGACCGCGCAGGCCCTCGCGTCGACCATGGCCGCGGGTCCGACGACCGCCTACGCCAAGATCAAGGAGGCCATGCTGGCCTCGGCGGCCGGTTCGCTGGCCGAGGGTCTCGCGGTCGAGGGGCGCACCCAGGCCGAGGCCGGGCACACCGCCGACCACAAGGAGGCCGTGGACGCGTTCGTGGCCAAGCGGCCGCCGAACTTCAGCGGGAAGTAG
- a CDS encoding PaaX family transcriptional regulator C-terminal domain-containing protein: protein MRARSALFDVYGGYLRGRGGAAAIAALVRLLEPLDFGAPAIRTAVSRMVRQGWLTPVRLPEGPGYALTPRAERRLDEAGARIYRTGPSTWDGRWHVVVVEELPGRGDRDRLASSLRLLGYGPLGSSTWVAPRPSAELSEVLADVRARMFHGAHDGPDAELAAQAWDLDELGADYTAFVAQWTPLMVAVDGSDPAEAFASSQRLLHAWRKFLFRDPGLPVELLPDSWPGLAAAEFFDQHTARLAPAVTRFLDACLSGGGKQRSTA from the coding sequence GTGCGCGCCCGTTCGGCCCTATTCGACGTCTATGGCGGCTACTTGCGTGGGCGAGGCGGCGCCGCGGCGATCGCGGCGCTGGTCCGCTTGCTGGAGCCGCTGGACTTCGGCGCGCCCGCGATCCGCACCGCCGTGTCCCGCATGGTCCGCCAGGGCTGGCTCACTCCCGTGCGCCTGCCGGAGGGTCCCGGCTACGCGCTGACACCCCGCGCCGAGCGCAGGCTCGACGAGGCCGGTGCCCGGATCTACCGGACCGGTCCCTCCACATGGGACGGCCGCTGGCACGTCGTGGTGGTGGAGGAACTGCCTGGTCGGGGCGATCGCGACCGGCTGGCCTCGTCGCTGCGGCTGCTGGGCTACGGCCCGCTGGGCAGCTCGACCTGGGTGGCGCCGCGGCCGTCGGCCGAGCTGTCCGAGGTGCTGGCCGACGTGCGGGCGCGGATGTTCCACGGCGCCCACGACGGCCCCGACGCCGAACTGGCCGCGCAGGCGTGGGACCTCGACGAACTGGGCGCGGACTACACCGCGTTCGTGGCGCAGTGGACGCCGCTGATGGTCGCGGTCGACGGCTCCGACCCGGCTGAGGCGTTCGCTTCGTCACAGCGGCTGCTGCACGCGTGGCGCAAGTTCCTCTTCCGCGACCCCGGCCTGCCCGTGGAGCTGCTGCCCGACAGCTGGCCGGGCCTGGCCGCCGCCGAGTTCTTCGACCAGCACACCGCCCGGCTGGCGCCCGCTGTGACACGGTTCCTGGACGCGTGTCTCAGCGGAGGTGGTAAGCAGAGGTCGACCGCTTAG
- a CDS encoding DUF3117 domain-containing protein produces the protein MAAMKPRTGDGPLEVTKEGRGIVMRVPLEGGGRLVVEMTPEEASELGDALKVVVS, from the coding sequence ATGGCGGCCATGAAGCCCCGGACCGGAGACGGTCCCCTCGAGGTGACTAAGGAGGGTCGGGGCATCGTGATGCGCGTCCCGCTGGAGGGCGGTGGACGCCTCGTGGTCGAGATGACGCCCGAGGAAGCCAGCGAACTCGGCGACGCGCTCAAGGTCGTCGTGAGCTGA
- a CDS encoding DNA-3-methyladenine glycosylase I — MTDRPRCPWGDSTPDYAAYHDEEWGVPLRGRDAMFERVSLEAFQSGLSWITILRKREGFRRAFAGFVPEVVAGFTDADVARLMADAGIVRNRAKIDATIGNARAILDLDRPLDDLLWSFAPSGPRLRPVTLADVPAVTDESKAMAKELKKRGFAFVGPTTCYALMQATGMVDDHIAACWRATSR; from the coding sequence ATGACCGACCGTCCCCGCTGCCCGTGGGGAGACTCCACACCGGACTACGCCGCGTATCACGACGAAGAGTGGGGCGTGCCGCTGCGCGGGCGCGACGCGATGTTCGAGCGGGTCAGCCTGGAGGCGTTTCAGTCCGGACTGTCCTGGATCACCATCCTGCGCAAGCGCGAGGGTTTCCGCCGCGCGTTCGCCGGGTTCGTGCCGGAGGTCGTCGCCGGGTTCACCGACGCCGACGTCGCCCGGCTGATGGCCGACGCCGGGATCGTGCGCAACCGGGCCAAGATCGACGCCACGATCGGCAACGCGCGGGCGATCCTCGACCTCGACCGCCCGCTCGACGACCTGCTGTGGTCGTTCGCGCCGAGCGGCCCGCGCCTCCGCCCCGTGACCCTCGCCGACGTGCCCGCCGTGACCGACGAGTCGAAGGCGATGGCCAAGGAGCTCAAGAAGCGCGGGTTCGCCTTCGTCGGCCCGACCACCTGCTACGCGCTGATGCAGGCCACCGGCATGGTCGACGACCACATCGCGGCCTGCTGGCGCGCTACTTCCCGCTGA